From the Robbsia betulipollinis genome, the window CGCGTGAAGGTCGAGCTGGTAAATGACTGGCGCAGCGCAAAGAAGTGGTCGAGCGTGCGGTTGGCGGCGGCCCTCACGCTGCTGTACGGGCTGCTCGCGATGGTCGCGCCCTGGATCGGACCTCTGTCGGATCATTGGCCGGAAATCGCGCCGTTCGTCCTCAAATTCTTCCCGACGGCGAGCCAGGCGGTAGGCCCGTTCATCGGCGGCGTGCTGTCAGTGCTGGCGCGCGTGGTGGTCGTACGCTTCCCGCACCGGGAGGGTGATCAATGATCCCGGACGACCTCATCGTAAAAGTCCTGGCCACGGAAAAGGGCTACGTCAACGACCCGGCCGACGCCGGCGGCGAAACGAATTTCGGCATCACGATCGCGGTGGCCCGGGCGTTCGGCTATACCGGGCCGATGAAGAGCATGACGCGCGACACGGCAATTGCGATCTACCGCGCCCGGTACTGGACGCAGCCGCATTTTGACCAGATTGCCGCGGTTGATCTGCCGCTGGCGTCGAATCTGTTTGATGGCGGCGTGAACATGGGGCCGGCCACTGCGGTCGCCTGGATGCAGCGCGCCCTCAATGTGCTGAACGCCCAGGGCGCGAGCTTTCCAGACATCGTTGTCGACGGCGGTGCCGGTGCGATGACGCTGGCCGCCCTGCGGATGTACAAGACGCAGCGCGGCGCGCCCGGCATGGCGGTGCTGCTGGAAATGGTCCGGGCGTTGCGCCGCGTGGCCTACATCCAGATCGCCGAGAACAAACCGATCAACGAGAAATTCGAATACGGCTGGCAGCAGCGCGTCAGCCAAGGGGTGACCTCATGACTGCAATTCTCTCCCTGCTGTCCGGCGGCTGGACCGGCCTGAT encodes:
- a CDS encoding glycoside hydrolase family 108 protein, whose amino-acid sequence is MIPDDLIVKVLATEKGYVNDPADAGGETNFGITIAVARAFGYTGPMKSMTRDTAIAIYRARYWTQPHFDQIAAVDLPLASNLFDGGVNMGPATAVAWMQRALNVLNAQGASFPDIVVDGGAGAMTLAALRMYKTQRGAPGMAVLLEMVRALRRVAYIQIAENKPINEKFEYGWQQRVSQGVTS